The genomic stretch TCTTATTATATGTTGTGCATTGAACTCTGTATCTGATTCAGACTTTAACCGATGTTTAGAATCTGAGCTTCATTATCAGATTTTAAgttgaagtttgaaaagaagtACAATCTAATATACACAATTCAACACCCCcctttttgtatatttttctcaccttcaaaATTTTATTGGGTTATGGCGTGTTAGTAGTTCTAAAATGTCTAGGGTTACTAAAACAAAATCTAGGgttatcaaaacaaaacaaaatctagggttatcaaaacaaaacaactctAAATAGCCAAATCTATTATAGTTATAGAATTTTAAATAGATTGATTTGTTTTATTCCTATTTAATTGTTTACCATGTGCTCTACTGGTTTTAAACCCTAATCCAGTTTTATTTAAAGAAAGCTTTTGAGTTGATAGAATAAAGTCaatgttttttttctctttagtAAATTTACTTAGGTTTCATGCAAATACGTCTCTTCCTTTTTCATCGAGATACAAGTTTCTCATGTTCTAGTTGGGTTTCTTATATTAGCAATTTCGTGCTTAAGCATTTCATTATTCTTTTCAAGAAACTCTAAATAATCCTTAAGGTCTAATTTACGTTTTATAATCTTATCATTTTCTTCAATTAACTtcaaacttaatttaaataattacctGTATGATAATTTTGTTACCTCGTGGGCAGGCCCGACCCAATGCCTAGGCAAGTGAAGTGAGACAGTGGCCTTGGGCCTCATTTTGTTGGGCTATAAAAAGGCTATAAAACAAAAGACCtccaaatataaaatttaaataatataatatatattcgaaaagaaatatttaaacataaattATCGTTGGTCCAACAGTTATAGCTTGCACTTATATATTGTCAATTTTCTGTcactttttcatttaattttgtttatttatcataataattattatgtaataAATTGGTTCATCAAACAAAATATTGTTCACCAATACACTTATGTTATAAGTtacttttataattatataaatattactttaaatataaattataattaatatggtttaattaattataaataaaaaaattagtcattttttattttttaattaattattaaaataattttaacagtTTAACAAATTCGTCCAACAATAAACTATAcacatatattataattatttatttatttattaagttcaaaaaatattgttttttaattataaatttataattaatggcAAATAATAGCCACAccacacatatattttattttttatttgaaaaaattaggtgtaattttgatattaatatattatttattctctttttgtttaaaaaaatgattaagatttatttttgtttccacacgaataaaaataaatgtttttaaatgTGATTTAAAGATTGGATTAATAAGTTTTACATGATTTGGAGattattagttaattttaatactatttaaggattgtagcggggaaaatctgatatcgaagccataggatcgactcgaatcaatattccgtttgaaatcgccactgcgctttattgtttccaaagagaaagggaaaagaacttaaaacccaaagttttgtttttaaaacaagaaagagatctcaggtacgggtgttgattatatgaggggaaggtttaaagcacccctcatatttgtggtactccacaggaacctttttgaaaatctgtgtcgtgtgtgctaaaaaaaggggtttgttttatttttaaaataagctcggcaaaacgttaagctttgggcctacatacctcctcggtgcaatggagaagtcagagctaatgtagttccgcttaaagggaaaacggtttttaaaacgaataaacactttatcgtcgtcggagagaaatactcagccattgattttgagcatgagaataaacaagttctttgcatcgcaaatgaaagaagggctccaactcggatagaaatcgacgagtatgccactagctctctcacgcggaaaagatttcattatatcaatcaatttcaaaatcgtggggtataaccactcgtttcgacaattaacagtgtctaaacttttgaagaaaaggccactaagggcaaaagatattttaaaagaaaaggttttgaaaagattgcaaacataagaagatttttgaaaaaagggagaagattttgaaaatctaagaagtgagaggagatgaagaggctaacctagtgcgtaaaataaaagctaaggaaagaaacggtctaaccaaataagaagccaacacttgacattatgagtcaaggtagatttcccatcctttggaattatcaataccaacacattaacacttggggatccatatgaacttattatcttagcaccactttgcattaagcacattaagattctgacgaaaatcgggcagagtaacggctgttttcgggtaaaatccttatctcaatgccttggaattaaccatcaagggctttcaaggaaatacctgcatacacaaacagacaacaatccaatgccagacagacagaacaacagcagagtaataacagaataagggtccagaggcactaagtccataagtccgaatctccaaaatgctagggatagtaaccaatagtccgaaagagagccttaggtgttttttagatttttgttgattattagtgttttagcataaaagtaaagtatggtccaagtggacaaagagaaaatagcggaaacataaacatatgtccaagtggacaaagaaaaaatagcggaatataaacgtccaaatggacaaaggaaaaatagcggaatgtaaatatgatgaaatgataaaataaagcgataaagcgagaaatataaagagcaatataataaaagagcggaaattaaagtcaattgttagatgttaaagataaccatcttgaaacttgtcaagtatgttatcaaagttagtaatgaagatcgatggtgagtgaaggatgtctcggatttaaagtcaatggaaatttatcagaagcttgataaaatcatagcgactacacgataaacttccataagtcataaatcaaccgcatacaattctcttccatatttgatcttttttattcgggacacgaaatattgcgctatgttaagcagatcgccaagtgatttatgtagaaatcaccctacaacgaggccggtcaaaactttatgtgctaatgcatgcgagaagagcgatatgtagatcgccttccgaaagcaataccgcacgaaaagaaaataggtaacgatctagtctttaccaagaatccatagaattcgcaaagtgttaagactttcatcgatcaaaagaaaaaaagaaggagaagaagataaaatgcataaagtaacatcaactcacactatcattaatatcattcatctaatattatggatttggtcatttcaaacctatcaacatcctagatccaatgatattaacgaagtggaggaagtaggaagccaaaacaagcataaaaaaggcaaaaaaaaaacacattctgccagcacgaaatcgatttacctctgtaggaaatcgatttcctgagtgcggagttcaaattttgaaaaaaaataaggtggaaatcgatttcctacagagggaaatcgatttcctgcgtgcagcattcaaaaaatcagcattaggaggcataaaacttgacttaagcaaacatacaaacaccttatgatcacacatcaattggagcacgaattttccatcaattcaccatcaaataggaccaatatagcatctaagatgcatcacacacaagcacaaaagaatcacattatgatagatgaataaagatgaagaaaattaccaaatcttgaacaaaacttagatctacttcaagaatcaccaacacaaatcttgatctctctacaattgaagaaaaaagagtgaaatggatggtggtttagctcaaagtttgtgaggttcaagatgtgactcacaaactttatgaaagaaaaagagctttggtgaatttggtaaggatgaggagagaaattgcaaggggttttttggctctcaaagcttgagaaatgagagagtagagacctctatttataggatgagagcaagagtagtggcaatttggtcatttgctcttggttaattaacttgtgtttaattggtaattaaatggcatttaaatggtaaaaaatggtaaaatgaggttaaaatggaattaatgaagggaattattttggtgaggtggaaaattggtaaaatgacaaaaatggtcaaagaaaataggtgccaaaatcaaatcaagcttccctctctattttttttgaatttcgcctaaaggaaatcgatttccccatgagtgaaatcgatttcactccgttccagaagagaaattggcgcaaaatacactagggaaatcgatttacccaggagggaaatcgatttcatgctgtccagaatgtgattttgttgaaaattgctgcagggaaatcgatttacccaagagggaaatcgatttcatgctgtcaaaaatgtggaaaatgccttgcttatggatgtcttggcttagtacctacaaaacaaaagcatacaaagaaacaaagcaatatttttgatatttgggttagtataatatgcatacaagataaacaatcattggtgcttgatggtccctcttattgatgacgtgagtgcaacaccacaaataaaacttccaagtgaagctcttgattaatgattgggatatgaatgatatatgatcttagggtcaaaaattagggtatgacaaggaTTAATaagaacaaaataataattttaatatttatttaataacttattttatttttaacataaaaattattacaattattataaaatattttttaaaattttgcctTTGGCCTAAAAATTCGTTGGGTCGACCTTGCTCATAGGCGTCTTTTTCATGAGATGCCATCAAGCACACTTCATCTTTATTGAAAGAAGATTCTTCGAAGTTTCTTCTTAAGACTGACATCATTTATAATTTGTAGAGGCTTTATTATCCTTTTTCTTCTAAAAAATTCCACTATATGGGATTTCTTTTTCGCATCCTCTTACagatgaaatttttttatttgatgttGAATCCTTCGAGGATCATTCGACTACTGAATTTGTTCTTTCAAAGGAAATTTCATGAGTTGTTTTGAAGGAGCTTCAATAAATTATTAAGGATTCTTCAAGATTTGAGCTTATGCCTTCGTACTTAAGTAATTGAACTAATTCGTTCaatttttctataatttcttACTTCTTTAATTTTTCCTTAAAACCGTAAACAATCCGATCTCTTAATTTAAGAATTGGATTAAACATTTTACTTCATTCTTAACTCTTAAATATTTGTTAATAACTAACATTATCacattatttctaatatttttaaatttagagAGGCATTTATGAATAAAAACTTTCATCTTGATAATTCGAGATGACAATTCTTATGTTCACGAAACAAACAAACTCAATTTCCATTGCTTTCCTCGTTAATTGAAACCCTTTTAAAGAATTCTAATAACCATGCCTTTTATTTCCAAAATAAATGCAAAAAAATAGAATCATTCTAATTTTAACTTTGGCTCAATTAAAGTGATATTTTCAATTACACAAATATCTATAATTATAAAGTACTTTATCGCTATCAAATTTAAATGAGACAAGAAATTtaactaagttttaattattttctaaaatatgacTGAGTTTGTTAATATTATATGATAAAAGATGTTTGAGTTATTTCCGTACAACCAGTTGCTTTTCAAGACACCATGCATGCATGTAAATGTTAACGACCTCACAAATAATGCCGAGAGTTTCAGAAAAGACCAAGGAGAGTGCAGGAGAACCATGGGTATTCTTGGGTCTCCTACCCCTCTTTGACCCTCCAAGGCATGACAGTGCCGAGACAATTCGCCGCGCTCTTGACCTCGGTGTTAATGTTAAGATGATCACTGGTGACCAACTTGCCATTGGAATAGAAAACGGCCGCAGACTTGGAATGGGAACCAACATGTACCCTTCATCCTCCCTTCTTGGCCAATGCAAGGATGCATCTATTGCAACAATTCCAATTGATGAGCTCATTGAGAAGGCTGATGGATTTGCTGGAGTCTTCCCTGGTAATCACATTAATTTAAACCCATACTGAGCACTCTAACTCAGAAAAATAAGCCAAGTTTTAATTGCAGTCGTTGACATTGCAAAGAATCATGATCAAAATACAGTCACAGACATCAAAAGTTTTATGTTGGGACCTATTTTGTGGTCACGCTTAACGAATCTTTTTTAAGAAATATGAAAATTGGCTAGCAAAAACCTTTTACATGTGGCATGCAGAGCACAAGTACGAGATTGTCAAGAGGTTACAGGATAGGAAGCACATTTGTGGTATGACCGGAGATGGTGTGAACGATGCACCGGCGTTGAAGAAGGCAGACATTGGTATTGCAGTCGCTGATGCAACTGATGCCGCAAGGAGTGCCTCAGACATTGTCTTGACAGAGCCAGGATTGAGTGTGATCGTGAGTGCTGTGCTGACAAGTAGGGCCATCTTCCAAAGGATGAAGAACTACACAATCTATGCAGTTTCCATCACAATCCGTATCGTTCTTGGGTTCTTGCTCATTGCTCTAATATGGCAGTTTGACTTTTCTCCTTTCATGGTTTTGATCATCGCCATTTTGAATGACGGAACCATCATGACCATCTCCAAGGACAGGGTGAAGCCATCTCCTGTTCCTGACTCATGGAAGCTTATCCGCATCCTCAAGTTTCTTATCCGCATGGGACTCACAGGCAGTGCCTGGGACAACATGCTCCAAAACAAGGTCTAAAACAAATATTACCATTACATAAAGA from Vicia villosa cultivar HV-30 ecotype Madison, WI linkage group LG4, Vvil1.0, whole genome shotgun sequence encodes the following:
- the LOC131597162 gene encoding ATPase 8, plasma membrane-type-like, giving the protein MPRVSEKTKESAGEPWVFLGLLPLFDPPRHDSAETIRRALDLGVNVKMITGDQLAIGIENGRRLGMGTNMYPSSSLLGQCKDASIATIPIDELIEKADGFAGVFPEHKYEIVKRLQDRKHICGMTGDGVNDAPALKKADIGIAVADATDAARSASDIVLTEPGLSVIVSAVLTSRAIFQRMKNYTIYAVSITIRIVLGFLLIALIWQFDFSPFMVLIIAILNDGTIMTISKDRVKPSPVPDSWKLIRILKFLIRMGLTGSAWDNMLQNKTAFTTKKDYGKDEREAQWATAQRTMHGLQSHEAPKHGHHHDHSEMAEQAKRRAENARLRELHTLKGHVESVVKLKGLDVETMQQHYTV